The nucleotide window GGTTTTTCTATCCATAACATAAAAATCCCCTCCTTATTTTATTGGTATATAGAATCTTTCGAAATTCTAAAAATATTTGTTTAACAAATGTTTACTCACTTTAGAAAAGGTGCTTACCTCCTTGATGTATAATCATTTTAGTTAAATATTAATTTCATTCGGTTAATTCCGGAATAAAATTATTTCAAGAAGGTAAACAATATGAGTTACAATCCCAATCAATTTTATCTTGATTTTGTGTATGAGGAATATTTTAAATATCATTCCCCATTGACTTATATCCTGACTATTTTTGATTATATCGATTGGTCTTTAGTTCATGACATTAAAAATACTGGTGTTGGTAGAACTGGCTATTCTCCTGTTTCTATGATTAAAGCTCTTTTGTTTAAAACTATTAAAAAAATTCATTCTATTAGAGAACTCATTAATGAGCTTTATTCTAATCCTTATTTAGCTCAAATTATGGGATTCGATCCTATTCGTAATTATGTCCCTTCTGAATCTACTTTTTCTAATTTTAGAAAATCCTTTCATATTAATATTATTTATTCCATTATTACCGATCTTCTTTTTAGAGGAATTTCTGATGGGTTCATTTCAACTGATCTTGTTATTGTTGATTCTTTTCCTATTCCTTTTGATTCTCATTTTAATAATCCTAAA belongs to Marinitoga litoralis and includes:
- a CDS encoding transposase; the encoded protein is MSYNPNQFYLDFVYEEYFKYHSPLTYILTIFDYIDWSLVHDIKNTGVGRTGYSPVSMIKALLFKTIKKIHSIRELINELYSNPYLAQIMGFDPIRNYVPSESTFSNFRKSFHINIIYSIITDLLFRGISDGFISTDLVIVDSFPIPFDSHFNNPKSFNNFSDDFSTYYSTPLDADFGVKPINDNIRFYDKHGNPKNIFFYVGYKGHTISFFNIPIFTIVTPASIDDKSVSLNLLICLCSILKLLVQKLLLIRVMTLLRFMILFIMFLAVSLLSL